From a region of the Saccharomyces cerevisiae S288C chromosome IX, complete sequence genome:
- the VHR1 gene encoding Vhr1p (Transcriptional activator; required for the vitamin H-responsive element (VHRE) mediated induction of VHT1 (Vitamin H transporter) and BIO5 (biotin biosynthesis intermediate transporter) in response to low biotin concentrations; VHR1 has a paralog, VHR2, that arose from the whole genome duplication), protein MNGPPTFTQYRINKFSGNGATHKIRELLNFNDEKKWKQFSSRRLELIDKFQLSQYKASEQDQNIKQIATILRTEFGYPVSCSKEFEKLVTAAVQSVRRNRKRSKKRYALSIANGSGGNVNNSISSNSTSDDEISPSIYQRSNSDFLPSSNYAADFQFSNKFQPLMSHQSHNGTIFPTVGTQNDSSPSVTSTQQKYNDIVTMLVHDLVTNVVPLSEQALKDPYTGPNLSHFATSSLSQQPNITTNIPIDSTVPFFLREKLLLQIQRSRTCQDISQAAGSIDIYANLEILGEMSIRMSIAFVIERFFSNLVSSSMKYITAKTCSPENLALLSQRLFGAATRHNLSHFPAAQVQLRLLYLVIGGIVKDFGFDPTLYPLSEIIHHIVMVQYPLASSCASEPPSSSPNKRVKRSPPVVSSDVMLNNNNTLSNRATLLTTLPMKPQSANKDVNRRVIIRFNDREQAFTFHQLSNGPPTVSEVLENCKNLFNIINKNKNFGIFHNDNLLNDESLAKLFDSFSTSEIHLVIKDISTIPLQDAKIPVPITLPKMSCIGENPSMPSIPLVPQEKDDPKKSSLTAFDNILNRISKSPMNEENSNTTLNTGTSTSNTNNNDHNESVPAPYVTKNKNSFQNGNLPQPVFQPLL, encoded by the coding sequence ATGAACGGTCCTCCAACATTCACTCAATATAGAATAAATAAGTTTTCTGGGAATGGAGCAACTCATAAGATTAGAGAATTACTCAAttttaatgatgaaaagaaatggaaacaGTTTTCGAGCAGAAGGCTGGAGCTGATAGACAAATTCCAACTAAGTCAATATAAGGCAAGCGAACAAGATCAAAACATAAAGCAGATTGCTACAATATTAAGAACGGAGTTTGGATACCCTGTAAGCTGCTCTAAGGAATTCGAAAAGTTAGTCACTGCTGCTGTGCAATCAGTGAGAAGGAATAGAAAACGATCAAAAAAACGCTACGCTCTCAGCATAGCCAATGGCAGTGGCGGCAATGTCAACAACAGCATCTCGTCAAATTCTACTTCTGACGACGAGATCTCTCCGTCGATCTACCAGCGCTCCAATTCGGACTTCCTGCCTAGTTCTAATTATGCTGCAGATTTCCAGTTTTCAAACAAGTTCCAGCCTCTCATGAGTCACCAGAGTCATAACGGAACCATTTTTCCAACCGTGGGCACCCAAAATGACTCATCTCCATCGGTTACTTCGACCCAACAAAAGTATAACGATATAGTCACCATGCTAGTGCACGATCTTGTTACGAATGTCGTACCCCTATCAGAACAAGCTCTCAAGGACCCATATACTGGGCCAAACCTGTCACATTTTGCTACGTCTTCACTCAGCCAGCAACCTAACATTACCACAAACATCCCGATAGATTCTACCGTGCCATTTTTCCTGAGGGAAAAGTTACTCCTACAAATCCAAAGATCAAGAACTTGTCAGGACATTTCGCAGGCTGCAGGATCCATTGATATATACGCAAATCTGGAGATTTTGGGTGAAATGTCAATCCGAATGTCTATTGCATTCGTTATCGAACGATTTTTCTCCAACTTGGtctcttcttcaatgaaGTATATCACTGCCAAGACGTGCTCTCCTGAAAATCTGGCTTTGTTGTCTCAAAGACTGTTCGGTGCCGCTACAAGACATAACTTATCTCATTTCCCCGCGGCTCAGGTACAACTAAGGCTACTGTATTTGGTCATAGGTGGTATTGTCAAGGATTTTGGCTTCGACCCCACGCTTTACCCTTTAAGTGAAATCATACATCATATTGTGATGGTTCAGTATCCTTTGGCTAGTTCCTGTGCGTCAGAACCACCATCATCTTCACCTAACAAGAGGGTTAAGAGAAGCCCTCCTGTCGTTTCAAGTGACGTTATgttgaataataataacactCTATCGAATAGAGCTACACTTTTAACTACGCTACCAATGAAGCCTCAATCGGCCAATAAAGATGTTAATCGCAGAGTGATCATTAGATTTAATGATCGCGAGCAAGCCTTTACTTTCCACCAGTTGAGCAATGGACCACCCACGGTGTCTGAAGTTTTGGAAAActgtaaaaatttatttaatattatcaacaagaacaagaattttggtattttccATAACGATAACCTCTTGAACGATGAAAGTTTGGCAAAGTTATTTGATTCCTTTTCCACGAGCGAGATTCATCTCGTAATTAAGGACATTTCCACCATTCCACTACAAGATGCAAAAATACCAGTGCCCATTACGTTGCCCAAAATGTCATGCATAGGTGAAAACCCCTCTATGCCTTCTATTCCATTGGTAccacaagaaaaagatgatccaaaaaaatcaagctTAACTGCCTTTGATAACATCCTTAATAGGATCTCTAAATCGCCAatgaatgaagaaaatagcAACACTACTTTAAACACTGGCACCTCCACCTCCAAcacaaataataatgacCACAACGAGTCTGTGCCAGCGCCATACGTTacaaagaacaaaaattcttttcaaaatggcAATTTACCACAGCCGGTTTTCCAGCCTTTactttga
- a CDS encoding uncharacterized protein (hypothetical protein) — protein sequence MTLEPHYSAKSAASASAFVARSATESSTASTKAAPRKKTYSQSNGIPIRIDNLPPGKTWAQVKYLIGGIIYHTNILQVKMLPPMTSMVPPFITFQSCIVILKNSIDNESLENLLLTLNTYQWDYHDLFVYLLPYTNDSPSLRYPEISDSNNDVRSAPDETKRSISPRYASHVSSVTPQPPSASTPPSQFFSFSPEVSLRKNENITPLPTPVPVPVGVPPLAPPPHGPFSTSMLPMLGAPPGTVPNMQMPYQTTLPSPTAAATAGGPLASPTHYPRRRHFYHQNQSQFQKYMHNSPRNPDTGTGPRLSQQHHLSLRNNKINPSYNEISALYNLNMASNSNNNGNIPTTSTNGDDRALQAKNGGTITPSQTQINHKRLKHIFNEKSFRKQMTNRGMWQLKIINFPPYIPIEFLEKLSESDFNELMNQEKFTVIEIKEKGQLEKFGRLRWTVLKDFIKLKCPKLLRLQERQFLQQQNEASLLNESMDALKISENENTNGSANNSTYTNGGPRTSINNTREFYVGVYEDHEEATLLRFELPEDELEEFNRNLPTTFAQSGNVSDSEGDSKAKYFKVSTIVYNAIVGFHDKELSDLTFESLQDQEYSLGYKIHVMELPPFDEDEFENQRQQF from the coding sequence ATGACTCTAGAACCACACTATAGTGCCAAGTCGGCTGCTTCAGCCAGTGCCTTTGTTGCCCGTTCTGCGACCGAAAGCTCAACAGCAAGCACAAAAGCTGCTCCTAGGAAAAAGACGTACTCGCAGTCAAATGGTATTCCCATAAGGATTGATAATCTCCCTCCGGGCAAGACTTGGGCCCAggtaaaatatttgatagGCGGAATCATATACCATACCAATATTTTACAGGTGAAAATGCTGCCTCCAATGACTTCCATGGTTCCTCCTTTTATTACTTTTCAGAGTTGCATTGTCATTCTGAAGAACTCGATAGATAACGAGTCCCTGGAAAACTTACTACTTACTTTGAACACCTACCAATGGGATTATCATGATCTGTTCGTTTACCTGTTGCCGTACACTAATGATTCTCCTTCACTGCGATATCCAGAAATCAGTGATAGCAACAATGACGTCCGGAGTGCTCCCGATGAAACTAAAAGATCTATTTCTCCTCGATATGCAAGCCATGTTTCATCTGTGACACCGCAGCCACCATCCGCTTCTACCCCACCTTCTcaatttttcagtttttctCCTGAAGTGAGCCTTCGAAAGAATGAGAACATAACGCCATTGCCCACGCCTGTTCCCGTACCTGTTGGTGTGCCACCTCTTGCTCCCCCGCCTCATGGTCCATTTTCGACTTCGATGCTACCTATGTTGGGTGCTCCTCCGGGAACGGTACCTAATATGCAGATGCCCTATCAAACTACTCTACCTTCACCAACAGCTGCTGCTACTGCTGGTGGTCCACTTGCTTCCCCTACACACTATCCCCGTCGTCGGCATTTCTATCACCAGAACCAAAGCcagtttcaaaaatacATGCATAATAGCCCCAGGAATCCAGATACTGGCACAGGCCCTCGTCTTTCTCAGCAGCATCACCTCTCCTTAAGGAACAATAAGATAAATCCCTCTTATAACGAAATATCTGCCCTTTACAACTTGAACATGGCCTCAAATTCCAATAATAATGGTAATATTCCCACTACAAGTACGAATGGTGATGACCGTGCCCTCCAAGCAAAGAATGGTGGAACAATTACACCTTCACAAACTCAAATAAATCACAAAAGATTAAAGCATATCTTTAACGAGAAAAGCTTTAGAAAACAAATGACGAATAGAGGTATGTGGCAGCTGAAGATCATAAATTTCCCACCCTATATACCTATAGAATTCTTGGAGAAATTATCAGAGTCTGATTTCAATGAGTTAATGAACCAAGAGAAGTTCACAgttattgaaattaaagagaaaggacaattggaaaaatttggaaggCTAAGATGGACAGTTCTAAAAGATTTTATAAAACTGAAATGCCCCAAGCTATTAAGACTACAGGAAAGACAGTTTCTACAGCAACAAAACGAAGCATCTTTACTCAATGAATCTATGGACGCTCTAAAGATATCAGAAAATGAGAACACCAACGGGAGTGCAAATAATAGCACATACACAAATGGCGGACCTCGAACATCTATCAATAATACAAGGGAATTCTATGTAGGGGTTTATGAAGATCATGAAGAAGCAACTCTACTGAGGTTTGAATTACCGGAAGATGAATTAGAGGAGTTTAATAGAAATTTGCCAACTACTTTTGCACAAAGTGGAAACGTCTCTGACTCCGAAGGTGATAGCAAGGCGAAATACTTTAAAGTTAGCACAATTGTGTATAATGCCATTGTTGGGTTCCACGATAAAGAGCTGTCTGATTTGACGTTCGAATCCTTACAAGACCAGGAATATTCACTGGGGTACAAAATTCATGTAATGGAACTGCCACCATTTGACGAggatgaatttgaaaatcaaCGGCAGCAGTTCTAA
- a CDS encoding uncharacterized protein (hypothetical protein; expressed at both mRNA and protein levels) yields the protein MAPKAFFVCLPWVLPRHALIVRQAGNPYHFLAYTNPRAPGKLQDSHCPVFFMGIIIITIITVTLAIIIINIIFLTLFDDGMCFYCSLLTFSFVSFNFDHFDHFDL from the coding sequence ATGGCCCCGAAGGCTTTTTTTGTCTGTCTTCCTTGGGTCTTACCCCGCCACGCGTTAATAGTGAGACAAGCAGGAAATCCGTATCATTTTCTCGCATACACGAACCCGCGTGCGCCTGGTAAATTGCAGGATTCTCATTGTCCGGTTTTCTTTATGGGaataatcatcatcaccattATCACTGTTACTCTTGcgatcatcatcattaacataatttttttaacgCTGTTTGATGATGGTATGTGCTTTTATTGTTCCTTACTCACCTTTTCCTTTGTgtcttttaattttgacCATTTTGACCATTTTGACCTTTGA
- the GPP1 gene encoding glycerol-1-phosphatase GPP1 (Constitutively expressed DL-glycerol-3-phosphate phosphatase; also known as glycerol-1-phosphatase; involved in glycerol biosynthesis, induced in response to both anaerobic and osmotic stress; GPP1 has a paralog, GPP2, that arose from the whole genome duplication), giving the protein MPLTTKPLSLKINAALFDVDGTIIISQPAIAAFWRDFGKDKPYFDAEHVIHISHGWRTYDAIAKFAPDFADEEYVNKLEGEIPEKYGEHSIEVPGAVKLCNALNALPKEKWAVATSGTRDMAKKWFDILKIKRPEYFITANDVKQGKPHPEPYLKGRNGLGFPINEQDPSKSKVVVFEDAPAGIAAGKAAGCKIVGIATTFDLDFLKEKGCDIIVKNHESIRVGEYNAETDEVELIFDDYLYAKDDLLKW; this is encoded by the coding sequence ATGCCTTTGACCACAAAACCtttatctttgaaaatcaaCGCCGCTCTATTCGATGTTGACGGTACCATCATCATCTCTCAACCAGCCATTGCTGCTTTCTGGAGAGATTTCGGTAAAGACAAGCCTTACTTCGATGCCGAACACGTTATTCACATCTCTCACGGTTGGAGAACTTACGATGCCATTGCCAAGTTCGCTCCAGACTTTGCTGATGAAGAATACGTTAACAAGCTAGAAGGTGAAATCCCAGAAAAGTACGGTGAACACTCCATCGAAGTTCCAGGTGCTGTCAAGTTGTGTAATGCTTTGAACGCCTTgccaaaggaaaaatggGCTGTCGCCACCTCTGGTACCCGTGACATGGCCAAGAAATGGTTCGACATTTTGAAGATCAAGAGACCAGAATACTTCATCACCGCCAATGATGTCAAGCAAGGTAAGCCTCACCCAGAACCATACTTAAAGGGTAGAAACGGTTTGGGTTTCCCAATTAATGAACAAGACCCATCCAAATCTAAGGTTGTTGTCTTTGAAGACGCACCAGCTGGTATTGCTGCTGGTAAGGCTGCTGGCTGTAAAATCGTTGGTATTGCTACCACTTTCGATTTGGACTTCTTGAAGGAAAAGGGTTGTGACATCATTGTCAAGAACCACGAATCTATCAGAGTCGGTGAATACAACGCTGAAACCGATGAAGTCGAATTGATCTTTGATGACTACTTATACGCTAAGGATGACTTGTTGAAATggtaa
- the RPL34B gene encoding 60S ribosomal protein eL34 RPL34B (Ribosomal 60S subunit protein L34B; homologous to mammalian ribosomal protein L34, no bacterial homolog; RPL34B has a paralog, RPL34A, that arose from the whole genome duplication) has product MAQRVTFRRRNPYNTRSNKIKVVKTPGGILRAQHVKKLATRPKCGDCGSALQGISTLRPRQYATVSKTHKTVSRAYGGSRCANCVKERIVRAFLIEEQKIVKKVVKEQTEAAKKSEKKSKK; this is encoded by the exons ATGGCTCAACGTGTTActttcagaagaagaaatccat ACAACACCCGTTCTAACAAAATCAAGGTTGTTAAGACCCCAGGTGGTATCTTGCGTGCCCAACACGTTAAGAAGTTGGCTACTAGACCAAAGTGTGGTGACTGTGGTAGTGCTCTACAAGGTATTTCCACTTTGAGACCAAGACAATACGCTACTGTCTCCAAGACCCACAAGACTGTTTCCAGAGCTTACGGTGGTTCCAGATGTGCCAACTGTGTCAAGGAAAGAATCGTCAGAGCTTTCTTGattgaagaacaaaagattGTTAAGAAGGTCGTTAAGGAACAAACTGAGGCTGCTAAGAAGTCTGAAAAGAAGTCTAAGAAATAA
- the MMF1 gene encoding isoleucine biosynthesis protein MMF1 (Mitochondrial protein required for transamination of isoleucine; but not of valine or leucine; may regulate specificity of branched-chain transaminases Bat1p and Bat2p; induction of expression in response to stress is mediated by a Hog1p-regulated antisense RNA and gene looping; interacts genetically with mitochondrial ribosomal protein genes; MMF1 has a paralog, HMF1, that arose from the whole genome duplication), with translation MFLRNSVLRTAPVLRRGITTLTPVSTKLAPPAAASYSQAMKANNFVYVSGQIPYTPDNKPVQGSISEKAEQVFQNVKNILAESNSSLDNIVKVNVFLADMKNFAEFNSVYAKHFHTHKPARSCVGVASLPLNVDLEMEVIAVEKN, from the coding sequence ATGTTTTTAAGAAATTCCGTTTTGAGAACAGCTCCAGTCTTGAGGAGGGGTATAACAACATTGACCCCGGTCAGCACCAAGTTGGCCCCACCCGCTGCCGCCTCTTACTCCCAAGCTATGAAGGCCAACAATTTTGTGTACGTGTCTGGTCAAATCCCTTATACTCCAGATAACAAGCCTGTTCAAGGTTCTATCTCTGAGAAGGCCGAacaagtttttcaaaacgtTAAGAATATCTTAGCAGAAAgtaattcttctttagacAATATAGTCAAAGTCAACGTATTCTTGGCTGACATGAAAAACTTTGCCGAATTCAACTCTGTATACGCCAAACACTTCCACACCCATAAGCCTGCAAGATCCTGTGTTGGTGTTGCTTCCTTACCTTTGAATGTTGATTTAGAAATGGAAGTTATCGctgttgaaaagaattga
- the PCL7 gene encoding Pcl7p (Pho85p cyclin of the Pho80p subfamily; forms a functional kinase complex with Pho85p which phosphorylates Mmr1p and is regulated by Pho81p; involved in glycogen metabolism, expression is cell-cycle regulated; PCL7 has a paralog, PCL6, that arose from the whole genome duplication) produces MELSSPSKKTTTSPINIPGGNRDNLIIGPHSHSFKTDPFSSNNSSLLSKISTNPSLESPFSSKSLLDCSPVQAVKKSLESEAKTHSLDEETNEQTDVKILNIADFPTDELILMISALLNRIITANDETTDVSQQVSDETEDELLTPILAFYGKNVPEIAVVQYLERIQKYCPTTNDIFLSLLVYFDRISKNYGHSSERNGCAKQLFVMDSGNIHRLLITGVTICTKFLSDFFYSNSRYAKVGGISLQELNHLELQFLILCDFKLLVSVEEMQKYANLLYKFWNDQ; encoded by the coding sequence atggaGCTAAGTTCaccatcaaaaaaaaccaCAACATCGCCAATAAATATACCAGGGGGGAATAGAGATAACCTAATAATCGGACCACATTCTCACAGCTTCAAGACCGATCCATTTTCAAGTAACAATAGTAGTTTGCTGTCCAAAATATCTACTAACCCCAGTTTGGAAAGCCCTTTCTCTTCGAAATCTTTACTAGATTGTTCTCCTGTACAAGCTGTAAAGAAGTCTTTAGAGTCGGAAGCAAAAACGCATAGCCTGGACGAGGAGACAAATGAACAGACTGATGTAAAGATCTTAAACATAGCAGACTTTCCCACAGATGAACTCATACTAATGATAAGTGCGCTACTCAACAGAATTATAACAGCAAACGATGAAACTACAGATGTCTCACAACAAGTGTCGGATGAGACCGAAGACGAACTCTTAACTCCAATCCTTGCTTTCTATGGAAAGAATGTTCCAGAGATAGCTGTTGTTCAGTACTTAGAGAGAATTCAAAAGTACTGTCCCACCACaaatgatatttttctttctctccTTGTATATTTCGATAGAATCTCCAAAAATTATGGGCATTCTTCTGAGCGTAATGGTTGCGCAAAGCAATTATTCGTCATGGACTCCGGGAACATTCATAGATTGCTCATAACAGGTGTCACAATTTGCACGAAGTTCTTGagtgattttttttacagtAACTCTCGATACGCCAAGGTTGGAGGTATTTCTTTGCAAGAGTTAAACCATTTAGAATTACAATTCCTGATACTATGTGATTTCAAGTTATTGGTTTCAGTCGAAGAAATGCAGAAATATGCAAACTTGTTATATAAATTCTGGAACGACCAGTAG
- the DFG10 gene encoding putative polyprenol reductase (Probable polyprenol reductase; catalyzes conversion of polyprenol to dolichol, the precursor for N-glycosylation; involved in filamentous growth; mutations in human homolog SRD5A3 confer CDG (Congenital Disorders of Glycosylation); human SRD5A3 can complement yeast null mutant): protein MYFDEEQLLKYTIYAYRLSFFVGICSLFIAKSCLPEFLQYGKTYRPKENSKYSSILERIKKFTVPKAYFSHFYYLATFLSLVTLYFYPKFPIVWIIFGHSLRRLYETLYVLHYTSNSRMNWSHYLVGIWFYSVLLLILNISLYKNSIPNTLNMNAFIIFCIASWDQYKNHVILANLVKYSLPTGRLFRLVCCPHYLDEIIIYSTLLPYEQEFYLTLVWVITSLTISALETKNYYRHKFKDNHVAPYAIIPFII from the coding sequence ATGTACtttgatgaagaacaaTTGCTAAAATATACTATATATGCCTATAGATTATCCTTTTTTGTAGGCATTTGCTCACTTTTCATAGCAAAAAGTTGTCTACCagaatttcttcaatatgGTAAAACCTACCGGCCCAAAGAGAATTCAAAGTACTCAAGCATTTTAGAACGAATCAAGAAGTTCACAGTTCCAAAGGCGTATTTTTCCCATTTTTACTATTTGGCTACCTTTCTATCCTTAGTCACCTTATATTTCTATCCTAAATTCCCCATCGTTTGGATCATATTTGGACACTCATTGCGCCGACTTTATGAAACGCTTTATGTACTACATTATACAAGCAATTCTAGGATGAATTGGTCCCATTATCTAGTCGGTATATGGTTCTATTCCGTACTCTTGTTAATTCTTAATATATCACTGTACAAGAACTCCATTCCAAATACGTTAAACATGAATGCTTTCATCATATTCTGCATAGCATCTTGGGATCAGTACAAAAATCATGTTATTCTGGCCAATCTGGTTAAATATTCGCTGCCAACAGGAAGGCTTTTCAGGTTGGTATGCTGTCCTCATTATCTCGATGAAATAATCATTTATTCTACTCTGTTGCCCTATGAACAAGAATTTTACCTAACACTAGTTTGGGTAATCACAAGTTTGACTATATCCGCAttggaaacaaaaaattattacaGGCACAAATTTAAAGACAATCACGTAGCCCCCTACGCCATAATACCTTTTATAATCTAG